One region of Bacterioplanoides sp. SCSIO 12839 genomic DNA includes:
- the sdhD gene encoding succinate dehydrogenase, hydrophobic membrane anchor protein — translation MVASVTNLGRSGLYDWVVQRLSAVILALYTLFLLGFLIASPDLQFAQWQGLFAQTWMKVFSMAALISLCAHAWVGMWTISTDYLKAAGIRFAFQLVCAGALFVYLVWGIDILWGV, via the coding sequence ATGGTAGCAAGTGTCACTAACTTAGGCCGTAGCGGCCTGTACGATTGGGTGGTGCAGCGTTTATCTGCCGTCATCCTTGCCCTTTACACTCTGTTTTTACTGGGCTTTCTGATTGCTTCCCCTGATTTGCAGTTTGCTCAATGGCAGGGTCTGTTTGCACAAACCTGGATGAAAGTATTTTCCATGGCGGCGCTGATTTCTTTGTGCGCGCACGCCTGGGTAGGTATGTGGACCATTTCAACGGATTACCTGAAAGCAGCCGGTATTCGTTTTGCTTTCCAACTGGTGTGTGCAGGCGCGTTGTTTGTATACCTGGTTTGGGGTATCGACATTCTGTGGGGTGTGTAA
- the sdhC gene encoding succinate dehydrogenase, cytochrome b556 subunit yields MNSNRPINLDLTTMELPLPAKASILHRISGVILFVAVAFMLCALDASLESAESFAAFTAAFDNGLVKFITWGILSALGYHFVAGIKHLLMDMGIGETKEGGRTGAMITLVAGVIVIVLAGVWVW; encoded by the coding sequence GTGAATAGCAATAGACCTATAAATCTAGATCTGACTACTATGGAGCTCCCACTTCCTGCCAAGGCCTCCATCCTGCACCGTATTTCAGGTGTGATTCTGTTCGTTGCTGTGGCATTTATGCTGTGTGCTCTGGACGCATCTCTGGAATCTGCTGAAAGCTTCGCTGCTTTCACTGCTGCGTTTGATAATGGTCTGGTTAAGTTCATCACCTGGGGCATTTTGTCTGCACTGGGCTACCACTTTGTAGCGGGTATTAAACACCTGTTGATGGATATGGGAATTGGTGAAACCAAAGAAGGCGGTCGTACTGGTGCCATGATAACTCTGGTAGCTGGCGTGATCGTAATCGTTCTTGCGGGAGTTTGGGTATGGTAG
- the gltA gene encoding citrate synthase — protein sequence MADKKATLKVDGVEETLELPVYEGTLGPDVVDVRSLTGKGLFTYDPGFVSTAATESKITFIDGGKGVLLHRGYPIDQLAEKSDYLETCYLLLHGELPTAEQKETFVSTIKNHTMVHEQLSHFFNGFRRDAHPMAIMCGVVGALSAFYHDSTDISNESHRMISAHRLIAKMPTLAAMVYKYSIGQPFMFPRNDLSYSENFLHMMFNTPCEEKEISPVLAKAMDRIFLLHADHEQNASTSTVRLAGSTGANPFACIASGIAALWGPAHGGANEAVLNMLNEIGDESNIDQFIEKAKDKNDPFRLMGFGHRVYKNFDPRAKVMKQTCDEVLAELGMENDPLLKIAMKLEKIATEDEYFVKRGLYPNVDFYSGIILKAIGIPTEMFTVIFATGRTPGWIAHWNEMISSDYRIGRPRQLYTGHQKRDYPAK from the coding sequence ATGGCTGACAAAAAAGCAACATTGAAAGTTGATGGCGTTGAGGAAACTCTGGAGCTGCCGGTATATGAAGGCACTTTAGGTCCTGACGTAGTTGACGTCCGTAGTTTGACCGGCAAAGGCCTGTTCACCTATGACCCTGGCTTCGTATCCACCGCTGCCACTGAATCTAAAATCACCTTTATTGATGGTGGCAAAGGCGTTTTACTGCACCGCGGATATCCGATTGATCAATTAGCAGAGAAGTCCGATTACCTGGAAACCTGCTACCTGTTACTGCATGGCGAACTGCCAACCGCTGAGCAAAAAGAAACTTTTGTCAGCACCATTAAGAACCACACCATGGTTCACGAACAACTGAGCCACTTCTTCAATGGCTTCCGCCGTGACGCTCACCCAATGGCCATCATGTGTGGTGTTGTGGGTGCTTTATCTGCGTTCTATCACGACTCAACCGATATCTCTAATGAGTCGCACCGCATGATTTCTGCGCATCGTTTAATTGCGAAAATGCCAACATTGGCAGCTATGGTTTACAAATACTCCATCGGCCAGCCTTTCATGTTCCCGCGCAACGATCTGAGCTACTCCGAAAACTTCCTACACATGATGTTTAACACGCCATGTGAAGAAAAAGAGATCAGCCCGGTACTGGCAAAAGCCATGGACCGCATCTTCCTGCTGCACGCTGACCACGAGCAAAACGCTTCTACGTCGACTGTACGCCTGGCTGGTTCAACCGGTGCTAACCCATTCGCTTGTATCGCTTCTGGTATTGCCGCACTGTGGGGACCTGCTCACGGTGGTGCTAACGAAGCCGTACTGAACATGCTGAATGAAATTGGTGATGAGTCCAACATCGACCAATTCATCGAAAAAGCGAAAGACAAGAACGATCCGTTCCGCCTGATGGGCTTTGGTCACCGTGTTTACAAAAACTTCGACCCTCGCGCCAAGGTTATGAAACAAACCTGCGACGAAGTTCTGGCTGAGCTGGGCATGGAAAACGATCCTCTGCTGAAGATCGCCATGAAGCTTGAGAAAATTGCTACCGAAGACGAATACTTCGTTAAACGTGGTCTGTACCCGAATGTAGATTTCTACTCCGGTATCATCCTGAAAGCGATTGGTATCCCAACTGAGATGTTCACCGTGATTTTCGCGACTGGCCGTACTCCAGGCTGGATCGCTCACTGGAACGAGATGATCAGCAGCGACTACCGTATCGGTCGTCCGCGTCAGCTGTACACTGGCCACCAGAAGCGTGACTACCCTGCAAAGTAA
- a CDS encoding MOSC domain-containing protein, translating to MHISQLFIYPIKSCAPVPVESLVFDRFGPQGDRRFMLVDERGKFLSQRQLPQMANIQPDIVWNEAGQMQAINLSTETGQCQVELQSLSQRIEVTVWKDSLEALDCGNEVSEWLSGFLGRRCRLVMLPEDSQRQVSLKRAEVGRYVGFADGYPLLVVNQASLDYFSEKIDRPMAVERFRPNVVVSGEELVAFSELKWQRLNLLQGTLKLVKPCERCVIPTRDLQTLEREKDVLSVLRKDCLVDGKMIFGINAIDYDVEKMCVGDELDIG from the coding sequence ATGCATATTTCCCAGTTGTTTATTTATCCCATTAAATCCTGTGCGCCGGTTCCGGTGGAGTCACTGGTGTTTGATCGGTTTGGCCCACAAGGAGATCGTCGTTTTATGCTGGTGGATGAGCGCGGGAAGTTTCTTTCTCAGCGTCAGTTGCCACAGATGGCCAATATTCAGCCGGACATTGTTTGGAATGAAGCGGGTCAGATGCAGGCAATTAATCTGAGCACTGAGACAGGGCAGTGTCAGGTTGAGCTGCAGTCATTATCTCAGCGGATTGAGGTGACGGTCTGGAAGGATTCATTGGAAGCACTGGACTGTGGGAATGAGGTGTCTGAATGGTTGTCAGGCTTTTTAGGGCGCCGCTGTCGCTTGGTGATGTTGCCTGAAGATAGTCAGCGTCAGGTGAGTTTGAAACGAGCAGAAGTCGGACGTTATGTCGGTTTTGCCGATGGTTATCCCTTGCTGGTGGTGAATCAGGCAAGCCTCGATTATTTCAGTGAAAAAATTGATCGCCCGATGGCAGTTGAGCGTTTTCGCCCGAACGTGGTTGTGTCCGGAGAGGAGCTTGTGGCCTTTTCAGAATTGAAATGGCAGCGCCTGAATTTATTGCAAGGAACGCTAAAGTTGGTAAAACCCTGTGAGCGCTGTGTTATTCCAACCCGAGACTTGCAAACTTTGGAGCGGGAAAAAGATGTGTTATCTGTTCTAAGAAAAGACTGCTTGGTCGATGGCAAAATGATTTTTGGTATCAATGCCATCGACTATGATGTTGAGAAGATGTGTGTGGGAGATGAGTTGGATATTGGCTGA
- a CDS encoding chemotaxis protein CheV: MSGVLSAVDARTKLVGQNRLELLLFHLGGTQQFAINVFKVQEVMRLPPLTEIPDRHPVVRGVTHLRGQTVPVVDLRNAIQMGPLRTPDEEATIIVTEYNMTVQAFLVGGVDRIVNMNWSDILPPPGGAGRQHYLTAITRIEDRIVEIIDVEKVLAEIAPYNTQLSSDVYDQELLERIKGKDILIVDDSAVALQQMRSVLEPMGLNIVQANNGLEAYQLLAHWKEEGRNINEELVMIITDAEMPEMDGYMLTTEIRRDPELKDTFIILHTSLSGNFNKAMVEKVGCNGFLSKFAPEAMAKETQRLMREKLGMPPLE; encoded by the coding sequence ATGAGCGGTGTTCTCAGTGCCGTTGATGCCAGAACCAAATTGGTTGGGCAAAATCGTCTGGAATTATTGTTGTTTCATTTAGGTGGTACACAACAGTTCGCCATCAATGTCTTTAAAGTTCAGGAGGTGATGCGTTTGCCACCTCTGACGGAAATTCCGGATCGCCATCCGGTGGTGCGTGGTGTTACACACCTGCGCGGACAGACGGTGCCGGTGGTGGACTTGCGTAATGCGATTCAGATGGGGCCTCTGCGTACCCCGGATGAAGAAGCCACCATTATTGTGACGGAATACAATATGACCGTGCAGGCGTTTCTGGTGGGTGGTGTCGACCGTATTGTGAATATGAACTGGAGCGATATCCTGCCGCCACCGGGTGGTGCCGGACGCCAGCATTATCTGACGGCCATTACCCGCATTGAAGATCGTATTGTTGAAATTATCGACGTGGAAAAAGTCCTGGCTGAAATTGCGCCGTACAACACGCAATTATCGTCGGATGTGTATGACCAGGAATTGCTGGAGCGTATTAAAGGTAAGGACATTCTGATCGTTGATGATTCGGCAGTGGCGCTGCAACAAATGCGCAGTGTGCTGGAGCCAATGGGACTGAATATTGTGCAGGCGAATAACGGCCTGGAAGCGTATCAGTTATTAGCGCATTGGAAAGAAGAAGGACGGAATATCAATGAAGAATTGGTGATGATCATCACCGATGCCGAAATGCCGGAGATGGATGGTTATATGCTGACCACTGAAATCCGTCGTGATCCGGAATTAAAAGACACCTTTATTATTTTGCATACCTCATTGTCGGGTAACTTTAATAAGGCCATGGTGGAAAAAGTGGGTTGTAATGGCTTCTTATCGAAATTTGCACCAGAAGCCATGGCGAAAGAAACCCAGCGTTTAATGCGTGAGAAGCTGGGTATGCCACCACTGGAATAG
- a CDS encoding EAL and HDOD domain-containing protein, giving the protein MSETELPLLARQPILDHNLQIIGYELLCRPLPRDDQQWQEENGDFATSEVVIGAYQELGFEKVTGGLPAFINFTRNWLFKPPMVSANILVAEILEYIHADEETIRAIEKLRRLKYQVALDDFIGEPHQVELLPYVDIVKVDLMHLNQPGDLAELIQQHQRPGLTWLAEKVETPEEYEICREAGCTLFQGYFFAKPMPMYGKRIPDNKLTVLQLLTTLSNPDVEIEDITQLLQTEPQLSFRLLQLINSAATGIRHEVTSISQAIMLAGINRIKTWANVLALGKLSDKPAALREQAVIRGLMMQHLAQQQIEQANSESPLDINTAFTLGLFSVLDAFMDLPMQEVCERLKLPEELSQALLHQQGRYGELLKLTIGNEQADWKNQDWRKHLTSGLSPEVVVSAFQKAIQDSRELLKEP; this is encoded by the coding sequence ATGTCTGAGACCGAGCTGCCGTTGCTGGCACGACAACCCATCCTTGATCACAATCTGCAGATCATTGGTTATGAGTTATTATGCCGGCCATTGCCAAGAGATGATCAGCAGTGGCAGGAAGAGAATGGAGATTTTGCCACCAGCGAAGTGGTCATTGGCGCTTATCAGGAGCTGGGGTTTGAAAAAGTCACCGGTGGCTTGCCCGCGTTTATTAACTTCACCCGCAACTGGTTATTTAAGCCCCCCATGGTCTCAGCCAATATTCTGGTGGCCGAGATACTCGAATATATTCACGCCGATGAAGAAACCATTCGCGCCATCGAAAAACTCAGGCGCCTGAAATACCAGGTCGCACTCGACGACTTTATCGGAGAACCTCATCAGGTTGAATTATTACCCTATGTCGATATCGTTAAAGTCGATTTGATGCACTTAAATCAACCCGGTGATCTGGCAGAGTTAATTCAGCAACATCAGCGCCCAGGGCTGACCTGGCTGGCAGAAAAAGTAGAAACCCCCGAAGAATATGAAATATGCCGGGAGGCAGGCTGCACGCTATTCCAGGGCTACTTTTTTGCCAAACCCATGCCGATGTACGGCAAACGCATCCCGGATAACAAACTCACTGTATTGCAGCTTCTGACCACGCTCAGTAACCCGGATGTCGAAATTGAAGACATTACCCAACTGCTACAAACCGAGCCACAACTCAGCTTCCGCTTGTTACAACTAATCAACTCCGCAGCGACCGGCATCCGCCATGAAGTGACCTCTATTTCTCAGGCAATCATGCTGGCTGGCATCAATCGGATTAAAACCTGGGCCAATGTATTAGCGCTGGGTAAACTCAGTGACAAGCCTGCGGCACTCAGGGAACAAGCAGTGATTCGCGGTTTAATGATGCAACACCTGGCACAACAGCAAATAGAGCAAGCAAACTCTGAGTCACCACTCGATATCAATACAGCGTTCACACTGGGGTTATTTTCGGTTCTTGATGCGTTTATGGATTTGCCCATGCAGGAAGTCTGCGAACGATTAAAGCTGCCTGAGGAGCTCTCTCAGGCATTATTGCACCAGCAAGGACGATACGGTGAATTACTGAAACTGACGATTGGTAATGAACAAGCCGATTGGAAGAATCAGGACTGGCGCAAACATTTAACCTCAGGGCTAAGCCCTGAGGTCGTTGTTAGCGCTTTTCAAAAAGCCATTCAGGACTCTCGTGAATTATTAAAAGAGCCTTGA
- a CDS encoding FGGY-family carbohydrate kinase, protein MNEQPYLLSIDNGTQSVRVLAFDDQGNEVAKSKVNLEAYISDHPGWAEQQPEYYWQSLAKAFDGLWATGKITPDQVRGVALTTQRYTMINLDENKQPLRRAIVWMDQRKAEPEEPLRGPLGFVIKMLGLSNLINEMRSKARCNWLAQNEPDVWAKTRHYVNLSAYLTYQLTGELKDSAGSIVGYLPYDYKRQDWAKKSDLKWKFISCTRSMMPELVKPGELLGHITPQAAEVTGLPVGLPMIAAASDKACEVLGAGGSDPHIGCLSYGTTATINTTTPKYIETIPFIPPYTAAIPGHYNTEMMVYRGFWMVSWFKEEFAHYEQRKAQEMGLEAEQLFDELLNQVPAGSMGLMMQPYWSPGVRQPGPEGKGSLIGFGDVHKRAHIYRAILEGLAYELRQGKEQIEKRSRVPITRLRVSGGGSQSDAAMQLTADIFGMPAERPHTYEASGLGAAINCAVGLGIYPDYRTAIEKMTHKGDVFEPHFPTVRLYERLYREVYQKMYKRMKPLYQSIREITGYPK, encoded by the coding sequence GTGAACGAGCAACCCTATTTATTATCCATTGATAACGGTACGCAAAGCGTGCGGGTCCTGGCATTTGATGACCAGGGTAATGAAGTTGCTAAGAGCAAAGTGAACCTGGAGGCGTATATTTCGGATCACCCGGGCTGGGCTGAGCAACAACCGGAATATTACTGGCAATCACTGGCGAAAGCGTTTGATGGTTTGTGGGCGACCGGGAAAATTACCCCGGATCAGGTTCGCGGTGTGGCGCTGACAACCCAGCGTTATACCATGATTAATCTGGATGAAAATAAACAGCCTCTACGCCGTGCAATCGTCTGGATGGATCAGCGTAAAGCAGAGCCGGAGGAACCACTGCGTGGTCCGCTGGGTTTTGTTATTAAAATGCTGGGACTGAGCAATCTCATTAATGAAATGCGCTCGAAGGCACGTTGCAACTGGCTGGCTCAGAATGAACCGGATGTCTGGGCAAAAACCAGGCATTACGTTAATTTGTCAGCGTATTTAACCTACCAGTTAACCGGTGAATTAAAAGATTCAGCGGGCTCAATTGTTGGTTATTTACCTTACGACTACAAACGCCAGGACTGGGCGAAAAAGTCGGATTTAAAATGGAAGTTCATTTCCTGCACCCGCAGCATGATGCCGGAGCTGGTTAAGCCGGGCGAATTATTAGGTCATATTACTCCACAAGCCGCAGAGGTCACGGGTTTACCGGTTGGGTTGCCGATGATAGCGGCGGCATCCGATAAAGCTTGTGAGGTTTTGGGAGCTGGTGGTTCGGATCCTCATATCGGTTGTTTGAGTTACGGTACCACCGCGACCATTAACACCACCACACCTAAATATATTGAAACCATTCCGTTTATTCCGCCTTATACGGCGGCGATTCCCGGGCACTACAACACGGAAATGATGGTGTATCGCGGCTTCTGGATGGTGAGCTGGTTTAAAGAAGAATTTGCTCATTATGAACAGCGCAAAGCTCAGGAAATGGGCCTTGAAGCGGAACAATTGTTTGATGAGTTATTAAATCAGGTGCCTGCCGGTTCGATGGGGTTAATGATGCAACCCTACTGGTCTCCGGGTGTTCGTCAGCCGGGACCTGAAGGCAAAGGTTCATTGATTGGTTTTGGTGATGTTCATAAACGGGCTCATATTTATCGCGCTATTCTGGAAGGTTTAGCGTATGAATTACGCCAGGGTAAAGAGCAGATTGAAAAACGCAGTCGTGTGCCTATTACCCGTTTGAGAGTGTCTGGCGGCGGTTCTCAGAGTGATGCAGCGATGCAATTAACCGCTGATATTTTTGGCATGCCAGCGGAGCGGCCACATACCTATGAAGCATCTGGGCTGGGGGCTGCGATCAATTGCGCAGTGGGATTAGGTATTTACCCGGATTACCGCACCGCGATTGAAAAAATGACGCATAAAGGTGATGTGTTTGAGCCTCATTTCCCAACCGTTCGTTTATATGAGCGTTTGTATCGAGAGGTGTATCAAAAGATGTATAAGCGCATGAAGCCGCTGTATCAATCGATTCGCGAAATCACCGGCTACCCAAAATAA
- a CDS encoding glycerol-3-phosphate dehydrogenase/oxidase — protein sequence MNTALFTRHWRIGQCRVTSQTLSTTDLIRIDSGRVNSGIFSMWQQAWQAGNRDTLLSRLENENEHWDVIIAGGGITGAGIAREAARRGLKALLLERQDFAWGTSSRSSKMVHGGLRYIAAGDVKTTMHSVQERERLMQEAPGLVDQMAYMMAHYKGGFPGPFVFNTLLRIYDFFAGRRYRRFFENDKVGFLSPNINEENLIGGTQFADAVTDDSRLVVRVLREAQKDGADVINYVGVKSLIKDGDRVIGAVLEDALTGKTYSVKSDAVINATGAWADELRSEVTSEKKIRPARGSHIVLPYWRLPVSQSYTAMHPDDKRPIFIFPWEGRTVVGTTDLDNEGIDNTEASMTRDELEYLLKVARHQFPKADVQEGDIISSWAGVRPLVSSGALNPSKEKRDHSVWDDNGLVSVSGGKLTTFRLIALDVLNATKKYLKNFTDGEFSAQIFTSYNPTSTQLLTLPDYIQKRLTGHYGMDVDDLLSLARDGELEVIPGARAVWAELRWAAANEAVIHLDDLLLRRTRLGLLIEQGGLIYEDRIRAICAEELGWTEQQWAEEKARYQAIWNKHYSIPA from the coding sequence ATGAACACCGCACTTTTTACCCGGCACTGGCGTATTGGCCAGTGCCGGGTAACCTCTCAGACATTGTCAACGACAGACCTTATTCGTATCGATAGCGGTAGGGTTAATTCAGGAATTTTCAGCATGTGGCAACAAGCATGGCAAGCAGGTAATCGGGACACATTATTATCTCGTCTGGAAAATGAAAACGAACATTGGGATGTGATCATTGCCGGCGGTGGTATTACCGGTGCCGGTATTGCCCGTGAAGCCGCGCGTCGCGGTTTAAAAGCATTACTGCTGGAGCGCCAGGACTTTGCCTGGGGAACGTCCAGTCGCTCATCAAAAATGGTTCATGGTGGTTTACGTTATATCGCCGCCGGTGATGTCAAAACCACTATGCATTCGGTTCAGGAGCGTGAACGTCTGATGCAGGAAGCCCCAGGTCTTGTGGATCAAATGGCGTATATGATGGCGCACTATAAGGGCGGTTTCCCTGGTCCCTTCGTGTTTAATACCTTGTTGCGTATTTATGATTTTTTTGCCGGACGCCGTTATCGCCGATTTTTTGAAAACGATAAAGTGGGTTTTCTCAGTCCAAATATTAACGAAGAAAATCTGATTGGCGGCACCCAGTTTGCGGATGCGGTAACCGATGATTCTCGTCTGGTGGTTCGGGTATTGCGCGAAGCACAAAAAGACGGCGCTGACGTAATTAATTATGTTGGTGTTAAAAGTCTGATTAAAGACGGTGATCGTGTTATTGGTGCTGTGCTGGAAGACGCCTTAACGGGTAAAACTTACTCCGTAAAATCGGATGCTGTAATCAACGCCACCGGTGCCTGGGCGGATGAATTACGCAGTGAAGTGACCAGTGAGAAAAAAATTCGCCCGGCACGTGGCAGTCATATTGTTCTTCCTTATTGGCGTTTACCGGTATCTCAGTCGTACACGGCGATGCACCCGGACGATAAACGTCCGATTTTTATTTTCCCCTGGGAAGGGCGCACAGTCGTTGGTACTACCGACTTGGATAACGAAGGTATTGATAATACTGAAGCCAGTATGACCCGGGATGAACTGGAATATTTATTAAAAGTTGCACGTCATCAGTTTCCGAAAGCGGATGTTCAGGAAGGGGATATCATTTCGTCCTGGGCAGGCGTTCGGCCACTGGTTTCTTCTGGTGCACTGAATCCGTCGAAAGAAAAACGCGACCACAGTGTGTGGGATGATAATGGTCTGGTTTCTGTTTCCGGGGGCAAATTAACGACTTTCCGGTTGATTGCGCTGGACGTATTAAATGCGACAAAAAAATATCTGAAAAACTTCACCGATGGCGAGTTTTCTGCGCAGATATTCACATCATACAATCCAACCAGTACACAACTGTTAACATTGCCCGACTATATTCAGAAGCGTTTGACCGGCCATTACGGTATGGACGTTGATGATTTGTTGTCTCTGGCGCGCGATGGTGAACTGGAAGTGATTCCCGGAGCACGTGCGGTTTGGGCTGAATTACGCTGGGCGGCTGCCAATGAAGCGGTGATTCATCTGGATGACTTATTGTTACGCCGGACCCGCCTGGGTTTATTAATTGAGCAGGGTGGCTTGATTTACGAAGATAGAATTCGGGCCATTTGTGCTGAAGAACTGGGCTGGACCGAACAGCAGTGGGCTGAAGAAAAAGCGCGTTATCAGGCAATCTGGAATAAACATTACAGTATTCCGGCCTGA